A single window of Nitrospiraceae bacterium DNA harbors:
- a CDS encoding phosphate ABC transporter ATP-binding protein, whose protein sequence is MKKTFVESEMAQHSLTDGPAKIIIQDMNFYYGNVQALKCVNMTVPANKVTAFIGPSGCGKSTLLRCLNRLNDLVDGARVEGTILLDEENIYRPEVDATDLRTRVGMVFQKINPFPKTVWQNVAYGPQLQKIRKRAILDEIVEASLQGAGLWDEVKDRLHTSALGLSGGQQQRLCIARALAVNPEVLLMDEPCSALDPISTGRIEELLHSLKERLTVVIVTHNMQQAARVSDLTGFFLLGELIEFDGTRKIFTNPGDSRTEDYVTGRFG, encoded by the coding sequence ATGAAGAAGACGTTTGTAGAATCCGAAATGGCTCAACATTCATTGACGGATGGACCTGCGAAAATCATCATTCAGGATATGAACTTTTACTACGGAAATGTTCAGGCTCTCAAATGTGTGAATATGACCGTTCCCGCCAATAAAGTGACGGCATTTATCGGACCTTCAGGTTGCGGGAAATCAACTCTCTTGCGTTGTCTCAATCGTCTCAATGATCTGGTCGATGGCGCCAGAGTCGAAGGAACCATTCTTCTGGATGAGGAAAACATTTATCGACCTGAAGTCGATGCGACCGATCTTCGAACCCGGGTTGGTATGGTCTTCCAGAAGATTAATCCGTTTCCGAAAACAGTCTGGCAGAATGTGGCCTATGGCCCGCAATTGCAGAAGATCCGCAAACGTGCCATTCTTGACGAAATCGTTGAAGCAAGTCTTCAGGGAGCAGGGTTGTGGGATGAGGTCAAAGATCGATTGCATACCAGCGCCTTGGGCTTGTCGGGAGGTCAACAACAACGACTCTGTATTGCGAGGGCACTTGCGGTGAATCCAGAAGTGTTGTTAATGGATGAACCGTGTTCCGCACTGGATCCGATCTCCACCGGGAGGATTGAAGAACTTCTGCATTCGTTAAAAGAGCGGCTCACGGTTGTTATTGTGACACATAATATGCAACAGGCTGCCCGAGTCTCTGATTTGACAGGATTCTTCTTGTTAGGGGAATTAATCGAATTCGATGGAACCAGGAAAATTTTCACCAATCCGGGCGATTCCCGAACGGAAGATTATGTGACGGGGCGGTTCGGCTGA
- the phoU gene encoding phosphate signaling complex protein PhoU: MKRHFDDSLADLRQRILRMGALVEGQIRQALTALVDRDDVVANQVIQNDRQVNTMDVVIDELCLELLALHQPAAKDLRFVTTAMKISTELERMSDLAENICERAIELHAEPQLKPYIDIPRMAERAIKMVGEALDAFVRGDSVLARQVLNEDDYVDELNEQIFRELLSFMMENPQTISRAIRLSFISKYLERIADHATNVAELVVYMVEGKIIRHMSAS; the protein is encoded by the coding sequence ATGAAGCGACATTTTGATGATTCGTTGGCGGATCTCAGGCAGAGAATTTTGCGAATGGGAGCGCTCGTTGAGGGGCAAATTCGTCAAGCGCTTACCGCGCTTGTGGATCGTGATGATGTCGTCGCGAATCAGGTCATTCAGAATGATCGTCAGGTGAATACGATGGATGTGGTCATCGACGAACTCTGTCTCGAATTGTTGGCGCTCCACCAACCCGCGGCGAAAGACCTTCGGTTTGTCACGACCGCGATGAAAATTTCCACCGAATTGGAGCGTATGAGCGATTTGGCCGAAAATATCTGTGAGCGTGCCATTGAACTGCATGCTGAGCCTCAATTGAAGCCGTATATTGATATTCCGCGCATGGCTGAGCGTGCCATCAAAATGGTGGGAGAAGCCCTGGATGCGTTTGTGCGGGGAGATTCGGTTCTTGCCAGACAGGTCCTCAATGAGGATGACTACGTGGATGAACTGAATGAACAAATCTTTCGCGAACTGTTGTCTTTTATGATGGAAAACCCCCAAACGATCTCGCGTGCGATCCGGCTATCGTTTATCTCGAAATACCTTGAACGGATTGCCGATCATGCGACGAATGTAGCGGAATTGGTCGTATATATGGTGGAAGGAAAAATCATCCGCCATATGTCTGCATCTTAA
- a CDS encoding ISL3 family transposase, giving the protein MSKSHDQGNIRRSAGPDYSAGAASKKTACGCCGTLHRSFYDRRVRHIRDLSCGELRIYLEVEVRRVRCRRCGKVKQETFPWLATNPFYTKRFAWYVGRRCRETAVKDVARELKLDWKTVKSLEKEYMQEQLRRTGTPGPKAIGIDELSIKKGQTYRIVVSDLVRRRPIWFGGVDRSEESLDRFYEGLEAKKVAGIQLAVMDMWRAFESSTVKHAPQAAILYDKFHVMRHLGQALDTVRKQEYKRLTERDRSFIKGQKYTLLSRKENLTLEGRQALKKLLDANKRLHTAYVLKESFGQLWEYQTEGWARRFFENWKAALKRQRLKPFEDFAEMIERHWDGIAAYAKAENKVSLGFVEGLNNKIRVIQRRAYGLRDEEYLRLKVLTCMLKPI; this is encoded by the coding sequence TTGTCCAAGAGCCACGATCAAGGGAATATTCGGCGATCCGCAGGCCCGGATTATTCGGCTGGGGCGGCGTCAAAAAAAACCGCGTGTGGATGTTGTGGGACCCTCCATCGGAGTTTCTACGATCGCAGGGTCCGGCACATTCGGGACCTGTCCTGTGGGGAGCTGCGCATCTACCTGGAAGTGGAGGTCCGCCGGGTTCGATGTCGCCGGTGTGGCAAGGTGAAGCAGGAAACGTTTCCCTGGCTGGCGACCAACCCGTTTTACACGAAGCGATTTGCCTGGTATGTGGGGCGCCGCTGTCGGGAAACGGCCGTCAAGGACGTGGCCAGGGAGCTCAAGCTCGATTGGAAGACCGTGAAGAGCTTGGAGAAGGAGTATATGCAGGAGCAGCTCCGGCGCACAGGGACGCCGGGCCCCAAGGCCATTGGCATTGACGAGCTCTCCATCAAAAAGGGGCAGACCTACCGGATTGTGGTCAGCGATCTGGTGAGGCGGCGGCCGATCTGGTTCGGAGGCGTCGATCGCTCCGAAGAGAGCCTGGATCGGTTCTACGAGGGGTTGGAAGCCAAGAAAGTGGCTGGCATTCAGTTGGCGGTGATGGATATGTGGCGGGCCTTCGAGAGTTCGACCGTGAAGCATGCGCCTCAGGCCGCGATCTTGTATGACAAATTTCACGTGATGCGGCATCTCGGTCAGGCGCTCGATACGGTGCGCAAACAGGAATACAAGCGGCTGACGGAGAGGGACCGGTCGTTTATCAAGGGGCAAAAGTATACCCTCCTGTCACGAAAGGAGAATCTGACCCTTGAGGGACGACAGGCGCTGAAAAAGCTCCTCGATGCGAACAAGCGACTCCACACGGCCTATGTGCTGAAGGAATCCTTCGGCCAGTTATGGGAGTACCAGACCGAAGGCTGGGCGCGGAGGTTTTTCGAGAACTGGAAAGCCGCATTGAAGAGGCAGCGCCTGAAACCCTTCGAAGACTTTGCGGAGATGATCGAGCGGCACTGGGATGGGATTGCCGCCTATGCCAAGGCTGAGAATAAAGTTTCGCTTGGGTTCGTGGAGGGACTCAACAATAAGATCCGGGTGATTCAACGCCGGGCGTATGGGTTACGCGATGAGGAGTATCTCCGCCTGAAAGTCTTGACCTGTATGCTCAAGCCCATCTGA